ATGTTGATGAGGTTGTTAATGTCCTCGTTTGCGCTGGAATATCAAAGAAGGTAGCCCGTCTTGTCCCACTTGGGGTGATAAAGGGATGAACAAGGCACAACGGCACAGAATATAGAAGTGGGAAGTGGGAAGTAAATGTTTCTTATTAAACCTTTGTCTTAATTCTTCATTCTTTTTCATCTTTTACTTCTTACTTCTCACTTATTTCATTGCTTTTTTGTAACTATTCACCCTATAGGGAAATAAGGAATGTATATGTTTAGATAATGTTAAGGAAAATAATGAAGCCAAAGAATAAAAATCCCAATGTCCAAATCCCAATGACAAATGAAATCCCAATGTCCAAATCCCAATAATTTGAAATGATATTGGACATTGGAAATTGGACATTTTTTTGACATTTGAACTTGGGATTTGGGATTTATTATAGAATGGATGAATTTTAAAACAGCCAAACATATAAAATACGATATACTGAATAGTTACGCTTTTTTTAAATATTAACTAAACACGTACCAATTTTTGCTACGGAAGTTCCGATTTAGCTGAATACATACAAGCATCCAAACATATTACTCAATTACAGCAATATATGGAAGGTTTCTATATTCTTCATTGCAATCAAGGCCATATCCTACAACAAATTTATCGGGGATAGTAAATCCAATGTAATCTGGGATAAATTCCCTCTTTCTTCTCTCTGGCTTATCAAGGAGGCAGCAGAATTTTAGGCTCTCTGGCACTTTGCTTTTAAAATATTCCTTAAGATAGCTTAATGTTATCCCTGTATCTACAATATCTTCAATAATAAGAACATTTTTTTTATAAATAGGGATGGATGGAGAAAAAGAAAGGCTAATTTCTCCTGTTGTCTCTTTTCCTTTATAGCTTGACACCTTGATAAAATCTATATATACAGGGCAGGTTAACCTTCTTATAAGGTCTGCCATAAATACCCAAGCCCCTTTTAAAACACCAATGGCAATTAAGCCATCTGGATGTTCTGATGAGATTTTAAAGGCAAGCTCATCTATTTTCTTCTCAATATCTTCCTTGCTTATAAATACATTCATCTTCCCTCCAATATCCTTAAAGAATCTAAAACCCCAGGATAATTTGGAGAAATCTCCAATACCTTTCTATAGGCAGAAATTGCATCTTGTATTCTTCCAGCCTTCCAATAGGTAACCCCTAAATTATAGTATGAATTTGGATCCTGTGGCTCAATTTCTAAGGCATCCTTAAATGCTTTAATTGCCTCATTAAACATCCCTTTTTCAAGATAAGCAGAGCCTAAACTATGATAAATAAATATTCTTTTGGGGTCAAGTGAAATTGCCTCCTTGTATTCTTTAATTGCATCATCAAGTTTATTTTTCTTCTGATATACCATCCCCAATCCATAATGTCCATCCGCTCCCTTAAAATTTTTTATCATATTCTTAAATATTTCTTCTGCCTTATCCAATTTTCCTGAATCCCTATAGAGAATCCCAAGGTTATAAAAAGAGCTTGGTTTATTTGGGTCTATCTTTATTGCGCTTTTAAGGCAAAATATCGCCTCATCATAAAGCCCTCTTTCGGCAAGAAATCCTGCCCTTCCCTCATAGGCAATTGCATAATTGTCGTAGTTATGCCTTGTCCTCTCCTCCATAAAAACATTTGTTTTTCTATATTTAAATCTAAATGTGCTTTTTTTGGTCTCATCTAAAATCTTTTGATATGAAAGCCCTTTTGGAAGGATCTTATGAACAATTCCACAGGGAAGAAGAAAATGGCTTTGTGCTACCTCATTTGCAAATGGAAGGGGAACATAGATTCCTCTTCTTTCAACATTTCTATGGACAATATCAACAAACCTTGTCCCTATAAGAGCTGGGTCTTCCTTTTTTGAAGGCTCAAAGGAAAAGGCAATATCTTTATATCTTTCTTTTATATCTTCGCAATACCACGAATACCTTAATTCAAGCTTATCAATCAAGGATACATCCCTTCTTACATTCTCAACAAAGTGTAAATACCATAAGGGAAAGGCAAATGTATCTCCCATAATGAGAAGAATAGAATTTTTTTTTAAGGGGTCTAAAATATTCCTTCCATAGTCATAGGAATAAAAATCCCTGTCTCTATTTGCATAGTAATAGTTTGTAAAGAAAGGGATTAAAGGGATAAGGAGGAAGAAAAATCTCATTGTTTTTACTTTATTTTTTGCAAAGACAAGAAATTCGCCAAGGAATATAGAAAGGATAAGAAATGTTGGGATATAATAATCCTCAATGTTATGAATCTGGTATCTTATGGAATGAAGGATGTCAAAAATAATTATAAGGGAAAAAAATATTGCCTCATTTCTTTTTTTAGATGCCATAATAAACCCTCCAATTATTGCTGGAATTAGGATAAAAAAGGTAAATTGTGATGGAAAGAAGGAAAGAGATGATTTAAAATTTGAAAGCCATTGCTCAAAAGGTGTAAAATAATGGCTATATTCTTTGGCTGTAATATGTGAGATAAACCTTTCTAATGTATCAGGAGATCCCCAATTTGCCTCTGGATTCGATGCTGCTCTTATTGGAAGGTAAGTATAAAGCAAAAGGGGAAGGAAGAAGAATAGCAATATCAATGAGCCTTGAGCCTTAAGCCTTGAGCCTTGAGCCTTCTTTTCTTTCTTGCGTTTTAATGTAGAAAAAATAAGGAATATTGCTGATGGAATGATAAATATTGTTTGCAAATGGTGGCAAAAAGAGAGGCCTAATGTAAATGAAAATAAATACCATAGTTTTGAGTTTTGGTTTCTAAGTTTTGAGTTATCTCTCAATTTGAGGAGGATAAGGATAAGTAGGCTAAGGAAAAGGGCATTTAGGGTATATTTTTCAGAAATTACAGCCTGCTGCCAGAATATCTTTGAAAAAGAAAAAACAAGGGCTGGGACAATTGCTATGATTTTGTCTTTGTAAAGCCTCATTCCTATAAAACAAAGGAACATAGAGGTAAGGCTAGCAGAGAGACAAGAGAAAAAATTCATCCTTAAAGCAATGTTTCCAATAGGGATAAAGGTCATCAAAACCTTTCCAAGTATGCAATACAAAGGGTATCCGGGTGGATGTGATATGCCAAGGCTATATCCAGCTGTTATCATCTCTCCTGAATCGTGAAGATCAACAGAGGGCGTTATTGTTAGAAGATAGAGGGAAAAAGAAAAGAAGAAGACAAGCAAACCTGCCATCCTTAAGCTAATAATTCGTCTATTTTAACATTCTCCTTAATTAAGGAAGTAAGCAAGGAGAGTTTTTCTTTCTCGTGTGTCCTTGAGTGTCCTATTAGCCATTCTGCCTTTTGGGCTGTTGTTAAGGTATCATATCCAACCAGAAGAATTGGAACATTTTTCTGATTTGCCAAGCCTAAAATAATATCAGATGGAGGAAAGCCTCCTGTAAGGATTAAACAAACACAATGTGCCTCTAATGCGGCAAGCTGAATATCAGCCCTATCCCCACCTGTTATTACAGCAAGGTTTTTCTTTCTCTGGAAGAATGTCAAAGCATGTTCTGCATCCATTGCTCCAATCATTACGGATTGGACTAATTTGTCAATATATTCCTGTGCACAAAGAACCTCTGCACCAAGCTCATCTTTCAATGCCTTAATTGAGCTAGATTGTAGGACATTTGTCCAGGGGATTATGCCAAAGACAGAAATGCCATTTTTAGAAAGGTTTGTTGCTTCCTTTTTTGCAGATTCCATATCTTCATCAAAGACCATATTTAAGATTACACCCTTAAGCCTTTCTTTAAGAATCTCCTTCATCAAAAGAACCCTATCAGATACCTCCATTTTTTTGAACCTTTCTATAAGGACAACGGGTAAGTCAAATTTATTAGCCACCTCAAACCCACTCATTCCAAAGCTTCTTCCCTGATAGATATTAAATCCTCCCTCAAATATGAAGACATCCTTATCCTTTGAAAGGAAATTATAAGCCTCTTCTAATTTACCTTCTTTGAAGCTCATTTTTCCATCAAGAAAATCCTCTATGACCTCCTCATTAAGGACAAATGGAGAGGAAAGACCAGCATTTTCTTTTTCATTAAGGATAGAAAAGACAAAAGAGCTATCAATGTCTGTCCAGATACCATCCTTATGTATAGGCAAATAGCCTAATGGTTTCATATACCCTACCCTTAACCCTTTCTCCTTCAAAAGAAGAATACACCCAATAACAACCGCAGATACCCCAGAATACTCCTTTGTTGTTGTAAAAAATATCTTTTTCATCTTATTCCTCCAATATTATCTTACAATCAAGGCTAAAACACCCTTTATTATAAGCCCTTAATGGATTTATGTCTAATGAAATTATATCGGGAAAATCCATTGAAAGTTGTGAAATTTTAAGGATTGTTGATATAACGCTTTCAAAATCTATTCCCTTTTCTCCCCTTATTCCATGAAGAATGGGGTATGATTTAAGGCTATAGAGCATATCTTTGCAACAATCGTAGCATACAGGAATTATCCCAAATGAAACATCCTTTAAAACCTCAACATAAATGCCGCCAAGCCCAACCATAAGAAGGTGTCCAAATTGTGGGTCTTTATTTAGCCCAATTATCAATTCCTGTCCCTTTGGTGCCTCTTCTTGAATAAGAACCCCGAATATTCTTGCCTCCTTTGCAAGCCTCTTTGCATTCTCAATTATCTCAATATAGGCAATTTTCAATTCATCTTTTGTCTTAATTCCAGCAAGGACACCGCCAATATCTGATTTATGTAAAATATCGGGTGAGGCAATCTTTGCAACAAGGGGATATTCAAGGTCTATTTCACTTATTTCCTTAAGGCTTTTAGCAAGGAATGTTTTAGGATAGGGTATTCCATATGCCCCTATTACCTTATATGCTTCAATCTCGCTTAACTGATTTCTTCCTTCAGCTTTTGCATTATTAAAAACATCCATTACAATATCCCTTTTTGGATGAAATTCAGGCAATTCCTTATGAATATGGGGCTTTTTTGCATCAAGGCAGGCAGAAAGATATGAAACACAATCCTCTGGAAATAGGTAATTGATGATATTGTGCTTTTTAAATAAGGAAATTGCAGGTGTTAGCTCAGCTCCTCCCATAAAAACAGGGAATATTGGCTTTTTATCCTTAAATTTTATAATAATTTCAGCTGTTTTCTCTATCTCTGTCATTGCCTGAGGGGTTAAGATAACAATTATTCCATCTACACCAGGCTCATTGGTAATAGTTTCTATTGC
The genomic region above belongs to bacterium and contains:
- the hpt gene encoding hypoxanthine phosphoribosyltransferase, with product MNVFISKEDIEKKIDELAFKISSEHPDGLIAIGVLKGAWVFMADLIRRLTCPVYIDFIKVSSYKGKETTGEISLSFSPSIPIYKKNVLIIEDIVDTGITLSYLKEYFKSKVPESLKFCCLLDKPERRKREFIPDYIGFTIPDKFVVGYGLDCNEEYRNLPYIAVIE
- a CDS encoding DUF2723 domain-containing protein, with translation MAGLLVFFFSFSLYLLTITPSVDLHDSGEMITAGYSLGISHPPGYPLYCILGKVLMTFIPIGNIALRMNFFSCLSASLTSMFLCFIGMRLYKDKIIAIVPALVFSFSKIFWQQAVISEKYTLNALFLSLLILILLKLRDNSKLRNQNSKLWYLFSFTLGLSFCHHLQTIFIIPSAIFLIFSTLKRKKEKKAQGSRLKAQGSLILLFFFLPLLLYTYLPIRAASNPEANWGSPDTLERFISHITAKEYSHYFTPFEQWLSNFKSSLSFFPSQFTFFILIPAIIGGFIMASKKRNEAIFFSLIIIFDILHSIRYQIHNIEDYYIPTFLILSIFLGEFLVFAKNKVKTMRFFFLLIPLIPFFTNYYYANRDRDFYSYDYGRNILDPLKKNSILLIMGDTFAFPLWYLHFVENVRRDVSLIDKLELRYSWYCEDIKERYKDIAFSFEPSKKEDPALIGTRFVDIVHRNVERRGIYVPLPFANEVAQSHFLLPCGIVHKILPKGLSYQKILDETKKSTFRFKYRKTNVFMEERTRHNYDNYAIAYEGRAGFLAERGLYDEAIFCLKSAIKIDPNKPSSFYNLGILYRDSGKLDKAEEIFKNMIKNFKGADGHYGLGMVYQKKNKLDDAIKEYKEAISLDPKRIFIYHSLGSAYLEKGMFNEAIKAFKDALEIEPQDPNSYYNLGVTYWKAGRIQDAISAYRKVLEISPNYPGVLDSLRILEGR
- a CDS encoding phosphotransacetylase family protein; the protein is MKKIFFTTTKEYSGVSAVVIGCILLLKEKGLRVGYMKPLGYLPIHKDGIWTDIDSSFVFSILNEKENAGLSSPFVLNEEVIEDFLDGKMSFKEGKLEEAYNFLSKDKDVFIFEGGFNIYQGRSFGMSGFEVANKFDLPVVLIERFKKMEVSDRVLLMKEILKERLKGVILNMVFDEDMESAKKEATNLSKNGISVFGIIPWTNVLQSSSIKALKDELGAEVLCAQEYIDKLVQSVMIGAMDAEHALTFFQRKKNLAVITGGDRADIQLAALEAHCVCLILTGGFPPSDIILGLANQKNVPILLVGYDTLTTAQKAEWLIGHSRTHEKEKLSLLTSLIKENVKIDELLA